The following are encoded together in the Coffea arabica cultivar ET-39 chromosome 1c, Coffea Arabica ET-39 HiFi, whole genome shotgun sequence genome:
- the LOC140038325 gene encoding uncharacterized protein: protein MPRSSRTGELVYDPEVEKAARRRRQETKRQKEGHLFAANKSAEDEVSMVNTQTLRELAAPELTHQPLCITFPTLAENTAFELKSGLIHLLPSFHGLSDEEPHKHVKEFEVVCSSMKPPGVTEEQIRLRAFPFSLKNAAKDWLYYLPAGSITTWAQLKKKFLEKFFPASRAASLRKEICGIKQYPGESLYEYWERFNNLCTRCPQHQISEQLLIQYFYEGLQPTDRSIIDAASGGTLANKTPREAWELIETMAENSQQFGLRESNPPRRVNDVETSSLQQQISELTSVVQQLVVGNVPQVKACGICTNMGHHTDSCPILQEDGAEQVNMAGGVPAPRRQYDPYSNTYNPGWRDHPNLSYGSRPQNAFSNRPPGFQQPWQHKSQPSSSSSGSSLEEIVKSLANITTQLVTTTTQFQHDTKAGMKDMETRMRQMATAINRLESHVYGKLPSQPEANPKNVSAMTLRSGKELEGSKLTSSKSKSEEQIEKRIEEEGRIRKESKVPKYAKFLKDLCVNKRKLRGDERVMVGENVSAVLQRKLPPKCGDPGMFAIPCKIGHSSIKNAMIDLGASINVMPKSIYDSLNLGPLKETGIIIQLADRTCAYPDGDS, encoded by the exons atgccccgTTCTTCTCGCACAGGTGAATTGGTATACGATCCTGAGGTTGAGAAGGCAGCGCGTAGGCGGAGGCAAGAGACCAAAAGGCAAAAAGAAGGGCACTTATTTGCTGCAAACAAGTCAGCAGAAGACGAAGTAAGCATGGTCAACACCCAAACATTGAGGGAACTGGCTGCCCCGGAGCTGACTCACCAGCCCTTATGCATCACATTCCCCACTTTGGCTGAGAATACTGCTTTCGAACTGAAGTCGGGGTTGATTCACCTCCTACCTTCTTTCCATGGTCTCTCTGACGAAGAACCCCACAAGCACGTAAAGGAGTTCGAGGTGGTTTGCTCTAGTATGAAACCTCCTGGGGTCACTGAAGAACAAATTAGACTGAGAGCCTTTCCGTTCTCTCTCAAGAATGCAGCcaaagattggttgtactaCCTACCAGCAGGTAGTATTACCACATGGgcgcagttgaaaaagaaattcttggaaAAATTCTTCCCTGCATCCCGAGCTGCGAGTTTGAGGAAGGAGATCTGCGGCATTAAGCAATATCCCGGTGAGTCCTTGTATGAATACTGGGAAAGGTTTAACAACTTGTGCACTAGATGCCCGCAGCATCAAATTAGTGAGCAACTGTTAATCCAATACTTCTATGAAGGGCTCCAACCAACAGATAGGAGTATCATTGATGCTGCGAGTGGGGGAACACTTGCAAACAAGACACCGAGGGAAGCGTGGGAGCTCATCGAAACCATGGCAGAGAACTCCCAGCAATTTGGTTTACGTGAGAGCAACCCTCCCCGTAGAGTCAACGATGTGGAGACGTCATCCCTCCAGCAGCAGATATCGGAGCTAACATCCGTTGTTCAACAATTAGTGGTGGGAAATGTGCCCCAAGTAAAGGCCTGTGGAATCTGCACAAACATGGGCCACCATACTGACTCATGCCCTATATTGCAAGAGGATGGGGCTGAGCAAGTGAACATGGCTGGAGGCGTGCCCGCGCCTCGTAGGCAATACGATCCGTATTCCAACACGTACAATCCAGGTTGGAGAGATCACCCCAATCTCAGCTATGGTAGTAGGCCACAAAATGCATTCTCCAATCGGCCTCCAGGATTTCAGCAACCGTGGCAACATAAGTCTCAACCCTCGTCCTCAAGCTCAGGGAGTTCTTTGGAAGAAATTGTCAAGAGTTTGGCCAACATTACCACTCAACTTGTCACGACCACCACTCAGTTCCAACATGACACCAAAGCAGGCATGAAAGACATGGAGACTCGCATGAGGCAAATGGCAACTGCCATCAACCGCTTGGAGTCCCACGTTTATGGGAAACTGCCATCGCAACCCGAGGCAAATCCCAAGAATGTAAGTGCCATGACGCTGAGGAGTGGCAAGGAACTGGAAGGATCTAAGTTGACGAGttcaaaaagcaaaagtgaggAGCAGATAGAAAAGAGAATTGAAGAGGAAGGGCGTATTCGCAAGGAGTCTAAG GTACCCAAGTAtgcaaagttcttgaaagacttGTGCGTtaacaaaagaaagctaaggggTGATGAAAGAGTGatggtaggagagaatgtatcaGCTGTACTTCAAAGGAAACTCCCACCTAAATGcggagatccaggtatgtttGCCATCCCCTGTAAGATTGGTCATTCTAGTATCAAAAATGCCATGATAGATTTAGGGGCTTCTATTAATGTGATGCCTAAGTCAATCTATGATTCCCTAAATTTAGGACCTTTAAAAGAAACGgggataataattcaattggctGATCGTACATGTGCTTATCCGGATGGGGATAGTTGA